The Medicago truncatula cultivar Jemalong A17 chromosome 4, MtrunA17r5.0-ANR, whole genome shotgun sequence genome includes a region encoding these proteins:
- the LOC11434526 gene encoding uncharacterized protein YpgQ isoform X2: MEKKETIRKAEALVEKAMKGNDASHDAAHVWRVRDLALSLATEEGLSSDPHSMEIVELAALLHDIGDYKYLRDPSEEKTVENFLEEEGVEENKKSKILKIIKEMGFKEEVTGKGTTEWSPEFGVVQDADRLDAIGAIGIARCFTFGGSKKRALHDPAILPRSDLSKEKYMNKEEQTTINHFHEKLLKLKDMMKTKAGQRRAERRHKFMVEFVKEFYDEWNGSS; the protein is encoded by the exons ATGGAAAAGAAAGAGACAATAAGAAAGGCTGAGGCATTGGTTGAGAAAGCAATGAAAGGGAATGACGCTTCTCATGATGCAGCACATGTTTGGAGGGTTCGTGACCTTGCTCTCTCCCTTGCTACCGAGGAAGGCCTCTCTTCTGATCCGCATTCCATGGAAATT GTAGAGCTTGCTGCACTGCTCCATGATATAG GTGACTACAAATACCTGAG GGATCCATCTGAAGAAAAAACTGTTGAAAATTTTCTAGAGGAAGAGGGAGTTGAGGAGAACAAGAAATCAAAGATTTTGAAGATCATCAAAGAAATGG GTTTTAAAGAGGAGGTGACAGGAAAAGGAACTACTGAATGGAGTCCAGAATTTGGTGTTGTCCAAGATGCTGATAGGCTTGATGCTATTGGTGCTATAG GAATTGCACGTTGCTTCACGTTTGGCGGGAGTAAGAAGAGGGCGCTGCATGATCCTGCTATTTTGCCAAGATCTGATCTGTCTAAGGAAAAATACATGAACAAAGAGGAACAAActacaattaatcattttcatGAGAAGCTTCTCAAACTTAAAGACATGATGAAAACCAAG GCTGGGCAAAGGAGGGCTGAGAGAAGGCACAAGTTCATGGTGGAGTTTGTCAAAGAGTTCTACGACGAATGGAACGGTTCAAGCTAA
- the LOC11434526 gene encoding uncharacterized protein YpgQ isoform X1 has product MLSLCKDTKVAFLLAGVGNIDIHRKTNCFVVNSRCKLLFCEDSRRSYISRARCAVAGVVTRERMEKKETIRKAEALVEKAMKGNDASHDAAHVWRVRDLALSLATEEGLSSDPHSMEIVELAALLHDIGDYKYLRDPSEEKTVENFLEEEGVEENKKSKILKIIKEMGFKEEVTGKGTTEWSPEFGVVQDADRLDAIGAIGIARCFTFGGSKKRALHDPAILPRSDLSKEKYMNKEEQTTINHFHEKLLKLKDMMKTKAGQRRAERRHKFMVEFVKEFYDEWNGSS; this is encoded by the exons ATGCTTTCTCTCTGTAAG GATACTAAAGTTGCGTTTTTGTTGGCTGGAGTGGGAAACATAGACATACACAGAAAGACAAACTGCTTTGTTGTGAATTCTA GGTGCAAATTGTTGTTTTGCGAAGATAGTAGAAGATCATATATTTCGCGAGCGAGGTGTGCTGTTGCAGGCGTTGTAACAAGAGAGAGGATGGAAAAGAAAGAGACAATAAGAAAGGCTGAGGCATTGGTTGAGAAAGCAATGAAAGGGAATGACGCTTCTCATGATGCAGCACATGTTTGGAGGGTTCGTGACCTTGCTCTCTCCCTTGCTACCGAGGAAGGCCTCTCTTCTGATCCGCATTCCATGGAAATT GTAGAGCTTGCTGCACTGCTCCATGATATAG GTGACTACAAATACCTGAG GGATCCATCTGAAGAAAAAACTGTTGAAAATTTTCTAGAGGAAGAGGGAGTTGAGGAGAACAAGAAATCAAAGATTTTGAAGATCATCAAAGAAATGG GTTTTAAAGAGGAGGTGACAGGAAAAGGAACTACTGAATGGAGTCCAGAATTTGGTGTTGTCCAAGATGCTGATAGGCTTGATGCTATTGGTGCTATAG GAATTGCACGTTGCTTCACGTTTGGCGGGAGTAAGAAGAGGGCGCTGCATGATCCTGCTATTTTGCCAAGATCTGATCTGTCTAAGGAAAAATACATGAACAAAGAGGAACAAActacaattaatcattttcatGAGAAGCTTCTCAAACTTAAAGACATGATGAAAACCAAG GCTGGGCAAAGGAGGGCTGAGAGAAGGCACAAGTTCATGGTGGAGTTTGTCAAAGAGTTCTACGACGAATGGAACGGTTCAAGCTAA